The proteins below are encoded in one region of Engraulis encrasicolus isolate BLACKSEA-1 chromosome 1, IST_EnEncr_1.0, whole genome shotgun sequence:
- the LOC134456885 gene encoding zinc finger protein 665-like: MMAPAFVEPCVQTGTVPSDCHPSEPEPGSSDAGSSHEEQDSASQMGLLPETSVVIKTEVCTESGVVEPCVETVTVPPEWLPSGPEVGSVFYIQPSDDADPPVAVYYIPSLGPSEAATAHQHQAQDITSSSQDITSSPSSSSQDVASENPILSHEPETNIVIKTESSEIPVSVFLSCAPEGCPAVVPMGDNLAADVTMGDVAPADDVPNENPSGDAAEPASPEEVGRAVLSVTLQDCQGIVGDDARRQGDDSHCGNHPENDGVYYYTDPSEILTVLEEGLIPPVEEPWSPRRGRPKGNTTSGKRHKCSECGKMFSFPSQLSYHQRAHARKKSPITTITVLEEGLIAPVEEPRSRRRGRPKGKTTSGKHHKCSECGKMFSFPSQLSHHQRAHARKKSRGFECDVCGKILATRESQSVHKRLHTDERPYACQHCNKAFRQVGGLIQHQKSCHSEPNGTPATTTTTTTTTTTTTTKAYSYPPSPCKCDICGKIISSRGNLAIHKRIHTGERPYACNHCDKTFKQLSGLKQHQRLHREQPQQQDGGGRMLTGKGERGPFECDVCGKVISTRGNLATHKRLHTGEKPYACEHCDNSFTQYIQLATHLNKTHLQNSQ, translated from the exons ATGATG GCTCCGGCATTTGTGGAACCGTGTGTGCAGACAGGAACTGTTCCATCAGACTGTCATCCCAGCGAGCCAGAGCCTGGTTCCTCAGATGCAGGATCTTCTCATGAGGAGCAGGATTCTGCATCACAGATGGGTCTACTTCCGGAAACCAGCGTTGTCATTAAAACTGAG GTGTGTACGGAGTCAGGTGTGGTGGAGCCATGTGTTGAGACTGTAACTGTTCCGCCTGAATGGCTTCCCAGCGGGCCAGAAGTGGGTTCAGTCTTCTACATTCAGCCCAGTGACGACGCAGACCCTCCTGTGGCGGTCTACTACATACCCTCGCTAGGTCCCTCAGAGGCAGCAACAGCGCACCAGCACCAGGCCCAGGATATTACATCATCATCACAGGATAttacatcatcaccatcatcatcatcacaggatGTTGCATCAGAGAATCCTATCCTGAGCCATGAGCCAGagacaaacattgtcattaaaacTGAG AGCAGCGAGATCCCAGTAAGCGTCTTCCTGTCTTGTGCACCGGAGGGCTGCCCAGCTGTTGTCCCAATGGGAGACAATCTAGCAGCTGACGTCACAATGGGGGACGTTGCTCCTGCAGATGATGTTCCAAATGAGAATCCTAGTGGTGATGCTGCTGAGCCGGCGTCACCGGAGGAGGTGGGACGCGCCGTTCTCTCGGTCACGCTACAAGACTGCCAAGGGATAGTCGGAGACGACGCACGGCGTCAGGGTGATGACAGCCACTGTGGCAACCACCCAGAAA ATGACGGCGTCTACTACTACACGGACCCTTCAGAGATCCTCACTGTGCTGGAAGAGGGCCTCATCCCGCCGGTCGAGGAACCGTGGAGCCCACGGAGAGGACGACCCAAGGGAAACACCACGTCCGGCAAACGCCACAAGTGTTCAGAGTGCGGAAAGATGTTCTCATTCCCAAGCCAGCTTTCATATCACCAAAGGGCACACGCCAGAAAAAAGAgtcccatcaccaccatcactgtGCTGGAAGAGGGCCTCATCGCGCCGGTCGAGGAACCGAGGAGCCGACGGAGAGGACGACCCAAGGGAAAAACCACGTCCGGCAAACACCACAAGTGTTCAGAGTGCGGAAAGATGTTCTCATTCCCAAGCCAGCTTTCTCATCACCAAAGGGCACACGCCAGAAAAAAAAGTCGCGGTTTtgaatgtgatgtgtgtgggaaGATTCTTGCCACCCGAGAGAGTCAAAGTGTTCACAAACGACTGCACACAGACGAAAGGCCCTATGCCTGCCAACATTGCAACAAAGCATTCAGACAAGTAGGGGGTCTCATCCAGCACCAGAAATCTTGTCACTCGGAGCCCAATGGAACAcccgctactactactactactactactactactactactactactacgaagGCATATAGCTATCCTCCATCTCCTTGTAAATGTGACATATGCGGGAAAATCATTTCAAGCCGGGGCAACCTAGCCATTCACAAAAGGATTCACACGGGCGAAAGGCCTTATGCCTGCAATCATTGCGACAAAACCTTCAAACAATTGAGCGGCCTCAAACAACACCAGAGACTCCACAGagagcagccgcagcagcaagATGGCGGTGGGAGGATGCTTACCGGGAAAGGAGAACGGGGCCCTTTCGAATGCGACGTGTGCGGGAAAGTCATTTCGACCCGGGGGAATCTAGCCACTCACAAAAGGCTTCACACGGGCGAAAAGCCCTATGCCTGCGAACATTGTGACAACAGTTTCACACAGTACATCCAGCTGGCAACACACCTGAACAAAACTCACTTGCAGAATAGTCAATGA